Below is a window of Mycolicibacterium rhodesiae NBB3 DNA.
CGACGAGTCCTACACGGCTTTCGGTGGTCTGGGGCCCGAACTTTCCCGGCTGACCCGGGGTGCCACCACGCTCGCGATCGATGCGCGCAACAACCTGCCTGCACTGACCACCCTGATCGACGAATCCAAGCCCGTCCTCGATACCCAGACCGAAACCTCCGACTCCATCCAGACCTGGGCAGCCAATCTCGCTCAAATCACCAATCAGTTGCAGCTGCACGACGAATCGGTGAAAGGCCTACTGGTCAACGGACCCCCCGCCGCTGACCAGGTACGTCAGCTGTTTGACCGCGTACGGCCCACTCTGCCCATCCTGCTGGCCAATATGGTCAGCCTCGGGCAAGTGGCCCTGACCTATCAACCCAATCTCGAGCAGATCCTCGCCCTCTACCCGATTGAGATCGCCGGCCTCCAAGGTGCCGCACTGGCCAACCGAAACACCAAACAGGATTACAAAGGTGTGTTCTTGTCCTTCAACCTAAACCTCAATGTGCCCCCGCCGTGCAGAACGGGATACCTACCCGCCCAACAGCAACGCGTACCGTCTGAAGTGGATTACCCACCGAAGCCCGCCGGTGACTTCTACTGCCGGATACCGCAGGAATCCGGCCTCACGAACGTCCGCGGAGCGCGCAACCTGCCCTGTGTGACTCGGCCGGGAAAGCGTGCGCCCACGGTGAAGATGTGCGAAAGCGACGAAAACTACGTACCACTCAACGACGGCACCAACTGGAAAGGCGATCCGAATGCGACGCTGTCCGGTCAGGCGGTTCCGCAGCTGCCGCCAGGAACGCCACCGCCCACCCCGGTGCCGGCGACCGCCCCGATTCCGGTCGCCGAGTACGACCCGAGCACAGGCAGCTACATCGGACCGGATGGAAAGCAGTACAGGCAGGCGGATTTGGGCCGGAATGCTGCCGGGGATCAGACCTGGCAGGACATGCTGCTTCCGCCAAAGGACGGTGAACGGTGACCATCGACACCGCGGACGACCCGGCCCGCGACGATCCCACACCGAGTGGGACGGCCCCTGATGACACCCTCGATGTCGGTCCGGCCGAAGCCGCCGACGGCGGGGACTCCGAAGTCGCCAACGAAAAACACCAGGGGGACACCGCGCCCCCCTCGCGAACCCCGATGCCGCCGCAGCGACTAGCGCTTGTGATGGGGTTGCTGGCGGCCGTGACGATGGCCGCACTAGCCAGTTGGCTGGGCTACGAGGCCCGCCAAACGTATGAGTCCTCCGAACAACGGCAGCTGTTTGTTCAGGTCGGACGTCAAGGAGCACTGAATCTAACCACGATCGACTGGCAGCACGCCGATGCCGACACTAAGCGCATTCTTGACTCGGCGACTGGCACGTTCTACGACGAGTTCTCCCAGCGGTCACAACCGTTTATCGACGTGGTCAACAAAGTGAAGTCCAAATCGGTCGGCACCATTACTGAGGCGGGCTTGGAGTCCCAGTCTCATGACACGGCCCAAGTGCTGGTCGCGGTCAGCGTGAAGACCACTGTCGGCGATGGGCCCGAACAGGAACCCCGAGCATGGCGAATGCGCGTCACGGTGCAGAAGGTTGGCAACGATGTGAAGGTCGCCGACGTGGAGTTCGTGCCGTGAGGAATTCACCAGCGAAAGATGAACAGGATGATGTCGTCCACTTAGCCGAAGTCGACGATCAACCGCCATCACCCGGGAAAGCATCGAGCAACTCGTCGGGATGTGAGTCCGGCGTCGCGCCAGAATGCCAGGACCCTGGCGATGTCGACTCGACAGACGATCGTCGCGGCACCTTTGTGCGGATGCTCGCATTCTGGCTCTTGCCCTTTATCGCGTTGTTGTTGGCGCTGGGTGCGGCCTACTTCAAGTATCAAGCGGGGACCGCCGCTGGCACGGACCGCGCCCGTGCGGAAACCGTTCAGGTCGCCACCGAAGCGACGGTCGCGATGCTGTCCTACACGCCTGAAACGGCAGCCGAGAAACTGAAGGATGCGCGCGATCGACTGACGGGACCGCTTCGCGATTCATATACATCGTTGACCGACGATGTCGTAATTCCGGGAGCACAGCAGAAGCGAATCTCGGCCACCGCCAGGGTGTCAGCCGCTGCCTCCGTGTCCGCCGGTAAGAACCGTGCCATCGTCTTGGTGTTTGTCGACCAGACCACCACCGTGGGCAATGACGCGCCGACAGACACCGACTCCGTCGTTCAGGTCAGCCTCGACAAAGTCGGATCCCGCTGGCTGATATCGGGTTTCGAGCCGAAATGAGCACCATCCAAACCTCAAGGTCTGCTGGTGTCTCCCTCGTCTGCCCGATGGCAGCGTGTGAGGAGGTGGGATTTTGAGTGGTCTGCCGGCGTTGAGACCGTTTTGCATCGACGTCGCTGATGACGTTCTCGATGATCTACGAACGCGTCTGTCGCGGACCCGTTGGCCCGAAGCCGAGTGTGTACAGGACTGGACCCAGGGCATCCCACTCGGGTACACCCGCGACCTGACCGCGTATTGGGCCGACGTATACGACTGGCGGTCCCGTGAAGCCGCCCTCAACCGATTCGATCAGTTCATCGTCGAAATCGACGGCGTGGACATCCATTTCATTCACCAGCGATCTCCGCACGAAGAGGCTTTCCCGCTGGTCATCACCCACGGCTGGCCTGGCTCGATCGTGGAGTTTCGCAACGTGATCGAGCCACTGACCAATCCGACTGCCCACGGCGGACGCGCCGAGGACGCCTTCCACGTGGTCTGCCCGGCGCTTCCCGGCTACGGCTTCTCCGGCAAGCCCACCCACTCCGGGTGGGGTGTTGAAAGAATCGCGCAGGCGTGGGAGGCGCTCATGCTGCGACTTGGCTACGACCGCTACGGTGCCCAAGGCGGCGACTGGGGAGCAGCTATCACCACACAAATGGGCCGCAACCGCGGCCACTGCGCCGCCATCCATCTGAACATGCCGATTGCTTACCCTCCCGCGGGCGGCATCGCCGATC
It encodes the following:
- a CDS encoding DUF1109 domain-containing protein, encoding MTIDTADDPARDDPTPSGTAPDDTLDVGPAEAADGGDSEVANEKHQGDTAPPSRTPMPPQRLALVMGLLAAVTMAALASWLGYEARQTYESSEQRQLFVQVGRQGALNLTTIDWQHADADTKRILDSATGTFYDEFSQRSQPFIDVVNKVKSKSVGTITEAGLESQSHDTAQVLVAVSVKTTVGDGPEQEPRAWRMRVTVQKVGNDVKVADVEFVP
- a CDS encoding MCE family protein: MYLSKRVRVQLAVFGAVTLLAGGTMGFYYLRLPSLLFGVGRYQVTMKLQDSASLYDNANVTYRGATVGRVSDVRLSDTGVDAVLSLQSDIKIPADLDAHVGSQTAVGELFVDLVPRSGDGAPLENGDVISADRTSVPPDINALLRGVNTGVQAIPRNNLKTVIDESYTAFGGLGPELSRLTRGATTLAIDARNNLPALTTLIDESKPVLDTQTETSDSIQTWAANLAQITNQLQLHDESVKGLLVNGPPAADQVRQLFDRVRPTLPILLANMVSLGQVALTYQPNLEQILALYPIEIAGLQGAALANRNTKQDYKGVFLSFNLNLNVPPPCRTGYLPAQQQRVPSEVDYPPKPAGDFYCRIPQESGLTNVRGARNLPCVTRPGKRAPTVKMCESDENYVPLNDGTNWKGDPNATLSGQAVPQLPPGTPPPTPVPATAPIPVAEYDPSTGSYIGPDGKQYRQADLGRNAAGDQTWQDMLLPPKDGER
- a CDS encoding epoxide hydrolase family protein codes for the protein MRPFCIDVADDVLDDLRTRLSRTRWPEAECVQDWTQGIPLGYTRDLTAYWADVYDWRSREAALNRFDQFIVEIDGVDIHFIHQRSPHEEAFPLVITHGWPGSIVEFRNVIEPLTNPTAHGGRAEDAFHVVCPALPGYGFSGKPTHSGWGVERIAQAWEALMLRLGYDRYGAQGGDWGAAITTQMGRNRGHCAAIHLNMPIAYPPAGGIADPTEEEQLALAALTAHQRWGTGYSEQQSTRPQTIGYGLADSPVGQMAWIVEKFAAWMDCDGHPENVLSRDELLDNVMIYWATNSGSSSARLYWESFKTLDATTRVELPTGIAAFPKEVLRSPRSWCEPIYNITHWTTMPRGGHFAALEQPGLFVDDVREFFETVR